The window ttataatttatagataatgataaattatagataaataataataataataataataataataataataaataatggtaAATTATAGCTAaatgatgataataataatgatgattattatataaataattataattataataaataataataaattactgaatgctgaaactgaattgaactgaactgattgttactgaaattaagtaataaagaacaaagCCTTAGTCACATCCATATATTCTATCCACCATAACTCATTCAATCCATATAACCAAACATATCTAATCCATCTAAAAGAATTAATGCAAGCACCATAATCCATCATAACCCGTCCAACCCATCAAATAGTATCCTTATATGGATTGGGTAAAAAACCTTATGATAATCCACCCAATCCAAATTTGAAGGGTAAAAAACCTTATGATAACCCATCCAATTCAAATTTAAATACATCTCTCTGAGATATATAAATTGgagtctaaaatttataaattaggatataaaaaaatagttatatatgaagaattaaaaaaaaaaagaattttgtaatataatttaattttaattttataattaaatatgatTTTCAGATAAAAAATTATATCGTATGTACTGTTTAGAtatgaataaataaatcaattaatagaTGGTACAAAAAATCTATTTTTGTGGATTTACTTGGGAAGGAAGAAAAAAGTTTTATCTTTTGGATTAGATTTTCTATGtttttagtattattattattattatttttatatatattcatatattttatcTGATAtctttattgttttctattattcttttatttatatattttttgaatttaacaaaaatataaataatttatttattcgtggatcaataaatctacgtgattaaaaacaaaaaacatgaCTCTAATTCGAATATTCCAAATAATTTAAATGATAAAAATTAGATTGCAGAtgtatttttatgattttagatttaccagaaatatatattttctggTTTACCAGAAATATAGATTTAccagaaatatatattttcttatgtttttatattttttatacattgtatagttttttttatactatttaTAGTCATTTTCAACGTGTAGAATATGTCACAATCTataccaaattttttttttcatctaaCGAAATATAAATCATCTAACGAACATATAAAGACttttcatataataaaaaataatgacaaaaataaagtaagaaATAAAGATGAGAAAATATGTAAAATAATATGTCGGGAATAAACACACTGGTTAAAGAGAAAATGAAAATATATACAAAGcatgaattaaaaaaataaaatatagaaaTGTGTGGAATCCTATATCCTTCCTTCCTCCTTAAAAGCACGCGTCCAATACACAGCAACAGCACAAGGCAGCACAACTGCACATTATTTATTTCAGATATAAATATGTCAACAATcctatttaaattaaaacaccAAATTACACTTATTGTATAACTAAACGAATTATTTAATACTGGAATACAAATCTTTTCCAGATGCAGAATCAAACtgataatttcaaatatatttaaacAATTAATGCATCCTTTCCTTTCTCGACTCAGTTTTGCATACAGTGGCTGTGAGGAAAAAATAGTTGACAAGGGTTTggaaaattttagaaaaaaaattaatagattattttaaaattaaattaaaagttacgcctattttatctataaaaaaaagagtTAATATTAGTTATGGTGATACGGTGTGAAAATTGTTTTCTCCAACAACTATGTTTACCAGATTCGGGAAAGCAACGTGAACAGGCGAACTTAATTCTGACACTTAggtttaaatttaaattataagcttactcaaaatcaaaatactgaattaaattattaaattctgACGAGATGAaagtatattttaaaatttgaagatGGTAATTAAAAGTTATTGATTTAGAATCAGATaattgagaaagagaaagagaataaTAAAATAACGTACCATCCTTTCCAGAAGCCATCGCCCTTGGATGTAGTCTCAACGGGAACAGGATTTTGATCACTAGCATCCTTAGTCGGATAACCGGCCGGTGGTGGAGCTACATATGCATCTGCCGGTGCCGGTGCTGGATATGATTCTTCAATTTCAAATTAACCATTTTCAATCTTGGTATTCTTATGAATTTGTTCATGATatgataaataagaaattgaaaatattataaatgaatTTACCTGTAACTTGATTCTGACTCATCTTGCTGGAACTGGATGTGAATTAAATTTAGAAGGAATAAAGGAACTGAAGTTTAAGtagaataatttaaagttaTGATTATTATATAGAGAGGAAGCAGAATGATGAATGGGAGCAGGTTAGATTATTCGATTCCAAGTGGAAGATGAAAACGCGGGCGGCGACCCCGCGTTTATTAATATTGAATTCCCCGCCAGCGTCACCCTCCTCTTGTTTGCACTTGCTTGCCACGTGTCCCACTTTTAATACCTATCTTCTTAATTCCCATTTGGATTTGATGCACAACCCCATCTTTGTTTCTTACTAGTATTAGTATTTTATGTCGTTCAACAACTTCATTTTATTAGTTGTTATGTCTTTTTCCACACTAATTAAATGAAACCATCACTGCCTATATATGCATTATATATGTAAATTGTATaacaaatacaaaaacaaaaaaacaaaaaaaatagcaaaaatTTGACTTCATagatttcaattataaatcatcCAATAATGTAAAGGTATAATAGTCTcgacattttttttaaacatgaAACTAAATGGCATAAAGATATAATGTTTAATAATGTAAAATATTTtgatcaaaatttaatttttccttGCATGAGGGAGCATACACGAGGGAGCAtacacgagtgtacgtactagtgttgggaagactgaagagtttcctattacgattggagtgcatcaaggttccgcactaagcccatttcttttcgccatcgttatggatgaactaacaagttcacttcaagatggtatgtcatggtgcatgctgtttgcagatgatattgtgttggttgatgagacgaaaggagtggagaggaagttggagctatggagacaaactctagaatctagaggctttaagtttagccgaagtaagacagaatatttggagtgtaagtttagcggcaataggagtagggaggcagggacaatcaccctagatgggagagttgttcaggcctcggattgcttccggtatttaggatctattatccaaacagatggagaagtagatggagatgttgttcataggattaaagctggttggtcgaagtggaagagtgctacgggtttcctctgtgaccccgacatgcctaatagattgaagggaaaattctaccggacgacaattagaccagcattgttatatggtacggagtgttgggcagtgcaacactgccacatccataagatgtcggtggcggagatgcgtatgctgagatggatgtgtggtcatacgagaaaggatcgggtgagtaatgaaataattaggacaacagtaggggtcacatctattgagaataaaatgagagaaaaccgactaaggtggtttggccatgtgagacgtagagcgcttgatgcgccggttaggagaaccgaagagtggcaaagggatgtagtggtgaggggtaggggaagacctaagcaaacttggaggagggtgatcgagagtgatatgagtttactgggaattgaggaaaatatggtagtggataggacggagtggagggagcgaatttgtgtcgctgacacgacttgatttcacggttttatatgatggttcatgttagccgaccccgaattaTTTCGGAactaagactttgttgttgttgttgttgttgttgaaggaaggaaaaaaaatgctcaaaaagagaaaataaataagaaaaatgcaTTCCAATTGATCAATTGTGGACATTATTAATAAGGAAGAGATCCTATGTAGTTTGCCAACCAGCTAGTATCTTTATGTCCCTCGTAATAAATATGAACAAAACACACATCCCAACCAACAACAATACCTGATGCCAGACATATATGAATTAAccacgaaaagaaataataaatcaCAACCGAACTTGTCATAAAGGTACCAACAATTTGAGAATCAAACTCAAAAATCACACGTATATACCTCTTTCTCCCAAGCTAAAATAAGACCAAAATATAAGCCTTACCTCTCTGTCAAATTAGAAGCGTAACGTCCTATATTTAGCTTTAAAACCTCCACACCAATTACCATCTGAGTCCTTGAGTAAGCCCTCAACAAAATACAAACTAGAAATACCCTACATGTTCCATCCAAATTAAGCTTGGCCCAAGGCTAAGGATGTCTCAAAGAAATCTAAATAACTTGACTATAAAGCTTCAAATTAGCCTCCACAAGCTCATTCGCAGCAATGGTTTCTTTAGAGGAAGCAATCAAAAGTTGAACTCTATCGGGACATCTTTATCACCATTAAAAACAACACCAAATCTCCACTTCCACAACCACCAAACACAATTAGAGAAAAAGGTTTGCTAGGGAATATCTTAGAAAGTGCAATGGAAATTCAAATTAATATGAATCCACTCTGCCGAAATGCTAGAGAAGAAAGAAATACAAAACTCGGAGAATAATTTTGCTCCAAGACCAAAAGCAACAGTTCAATCATGAAGCACATTATCAAGTTAAGAAGTGAAATCACTCAATTCAATCAAGGAGCGGATGACCCATTATCCGAGGTGTGGGAAATATTTAAGGAATTGTTGAGGAGAGCTCTAAATCATGGTATATCACTTGGTATGCATATGCGAATCTTTTACCATGGATTGATCAATCAGTGCAAAAGTGTTTTGTAATCACCATATAATAGAGAAGTCGATGCCATGAGCGCAACTGATATTTACAATATGATTGAGAAGATGGTGGCTTGGAATTACAAATGGCACGCAACAAGGAACAAAATGAAGCAAGGTATTAGTACTTCTTCATCAGCTAATGACATAGTTGTGTCTTTGTTAACCACACAAATGAATAAGGTGACTAAGAAGATTATGAGGATGAGCACACAAGCTGTGGCTTCATAAACAAGTTCAGTACACGTGTTAACTTGTAATTTTTGTGCAGGAGATCATAGAATCATTGATTGTCAAGCTTCAAAACCAGTACATCGAGTGAGTTAGAGCTTGTTGATTATCTAAGTAATTAGAGGGAACACAAGTGTGGACCTTTGCTCAAAATCCGTCTCGAGGATATCACAATCATTCTGCTTATTCTCGGAGAGCTAATCAAGGAAGTCATAAACAACAGCCTCAAGCTCAACAATAGTACAATCAACATAGACAGAACCAACAACAGtatgtgttgaaacacattttcacaatgattttgatttgacaaaattatctaaattagaattaaatccctaagttaaaatattccaacacattaaatttaaacgctttgatttaattattactaatgtgtttgttcaagtgttgtttgagtatttaattcacaAGTGTTGAAAGACATTAAGACCAATGCTCAAAGCCCATTAAgcaaagtcaaagcccaagcaAACAGATCCAAAGCTTATGGATCAACTCAGCCCAGCATAAAAAAGGATCCAGAAGGCTTGCTAACTGCTTCACAACGAAGTCACTAAGTTCAATGGACAACAGACAAAGCAGAAGTTGACTTAgcaaacttggagacaaaggcTACCCAAATGAGGAAAGCTTCAGTTGAGCCAGAACAGTTGTCGTCTCGCTGTCCAGGAAtctttaccataaatggagagacaacctAACACGTACTGACCAAAAGCTTCTGAAGAACTGATCAAGACAGAAAAGACTACATTCTCATTGGCCGAAGACACTGAGCACTAAGGAGTGAAAGGGACAGTAGAGTCGTTTCACTCCAACtgttattttgaatttcgaaatgatCGAACCCTCAAGGTGTCACTGtaaataggcctttcatttgcttcattcgatgcagatcttcaccaagtcgaaacgctgatcAAATtcctacttgaagttctgtgccaaaagcaaagcaaaacaatctTACACCCATTCATATTCCTGTGTAAAAGATTAGATTTTAGATCATTCAATGTGTTTTGTGTACTTAGAACAAAAACCTTTATCAATTCTAAGATTGTTAGGAGACACTGAGTTGCTCGGTTTTAGCACTCAGTGGTAGAATAGTATTGAGTATaggatatagaggaaggtactctgtatacTCGCTGACTATTGTAAGGGGTTTATGCTCTACCCAAAAGatctcagtagtggattaaagctcggaaggattccggggactggatgtaggtaggaggccgaaccaggataaaactgCTGAGTAACATTATCTAACCCTTAACTTCTTATCtgcttgctttttattgtgccCAGTAAaacacttaactgaaatatatATTGAGTTGTGTGATTTGgtgctgagctcaggaatagactgtctagtgctatttcctgacttaacGTTAGAAGCAGCTTTAGGCTTTGATTAACTAAAGCTGCCTCTGACCTCACTCAATATCACTGTGCTAAAGAACTTAAGTGAAAAATTGTTAAGTGTTTAAAGAAACAAGTAAGCCTTTAAGAGAAAAATTTGAAATAGTTCCttaaccccccctttggaactaattctcACATTACAAAGGACCAACAGTATGCACAACCTGTGCAACCATATGTTTCACCATAGTAgatgagagaaaagaaaaggccTTCCATGAAAGAGATGGTGACTTAATTCATGcatcaaatgcaaaattttataAAGAATATGTACAATTAGAGGCATCAACTATCTGATATGGTTGCGTTGAAAAACAAAGGTGTTCTACTGAGAAAAATCTGAGACACACCCACGTGAAGGAGTTAACTCCATAACCTTGAGGACTGGATTAGAAATCTAGTATGAACCCAAGTCGATACTGAAAAGGAAGGTTGCAGAGTCATAACATGTGTCTCAAACTAAACAACATGTGCCGAAGATAACATAAGTTGTTGGAAAAGATCCAGCTTGTTCCATCCACCAACTCAGAACTTGTGTACGTCCCAAAACCAGTATATGTGCATCAACCCAAAATACCATATCCAGGACAGTTGAAACAAGAGAAGGCAGATATCCGAGATAACAAGATCTTGGATATGTTGAATAAGCTTTGTATCAACCTACCATTCATAGAAGCACTGCCTGGAATGCCTTCTTATGCTAAATTTCTGAAGGATCTCCTAACCAACAAGAGGGAGCTAGAAAGTGTGACACAAATTAGTTTGAACGAAGATTACCCATCCCTATTGCAAAGTAAcccttgcaaaaaaaaaaaaaaaaaaaacttaaggaTCTAAGGAGTTTTACTATTCCTTGTTCTACTGGTCCTTTAAATATAGATAATACTCTTTGTGACTTAGGTGAATATAAATCTGATGTCATATTCTGTGTATAAGAAATTAGGTTTAGGTGAACCACAACCCACAATGGTAGTACTTCACTTAAGTGATAAGACTATGAGGTTTTCTATGTGTATTGTGAAAGATGTCCTAGTTAaagttgataaatttattttaccCGTAGACTTTAGTAGACAATTCTTAGTCACATGTAAAGCATTAATTGATGTTAGTAATGCACAAATTATATGTAAGATTAATGGTGAGCAAGTCACTTTTAAAATGCATGAAGTTGTTAAACATTCATCCTCTAATAATGATACTTGTTATTTTATAGATGTATGCACTGAATTTGCATAGTTTAATAAGAAGGATTACATAGAGGAGAATTTCAAAAGACGAGGTGGAAGAACAACAATATGTGTCAAACCACATCTTGAATCAGATTCACACAGTTATAAagcgggtaaattacatatgtggtgtacaacctttaccctaaatcacattttggtgtacaatcaaaattttgtcacactaaaccgtacgaacttcCGGTGACCTCTCaataaagtgtacagccggtttttATGACCTGTCAGCGCTGGTCAAAgttgccacatcatcattttcattatagcattaaaaaaaattgggacCTACTCTTTATAGAATTACTAAAATAACCTTATCACTTGTAAATTTACTAAATtaccttcatcttcttccttcaatcTGCTCTCaaccatttctctctctcactcttctctctctctatatatctTAAAATGTATCTAAATATTAAcaatcctcttttttttttacattaaatTTGTTTTGTTGTAACATAACATCTAcaccaataaattttttaatggtCTGCTCTTTGAACAAAAatcaaatggaaaaaaaaaacagttgaaCCTCCAAACATTACCCCTCTCTCTGTCTCTGTTCTTTGTTACGCAGCCCCCCTCCCAAACCCCAACCCCAACCAACAACAAAGTTAAACTAATGCATCTTTTTATAAATTCATTATTCAAAATTAAAACTATGAAATTCCTTTAACTTCCTTCTCCATTTTTTACAATTCCAATCCCTAACCAAAACTATAAAATTCTTTCAtcttctttccttctttctttTACTAATTTCTATTCAATTCCTTCGACATCAGCTCGTTTTTTCCCAATATATCCTCAATTCCGCCGGGTTTTATTCCTAATGCTACCCAATCTGCTTGGGACAGTTTCAAGAAATTTGCCGGCTGCCAAACCGGTCAAAAGCAAGACGGTTTATCTAAGCTCAGGCAGTATTTCAATCACTTCTGCTACATTCCCTCTTCTCTTTCTAATTTGACCGATGTGCTTGAAACAGCTCTCAAGACCTATCAACGGAACTTCAATCTTAATGTCGGCGGTAGATCTAGAGTCGGTATGTCAGACAAGaacaatttcctaaattcattTGCCATGATCTTAAATCAAACAACCAGGCCACTCACAAGCCAAAAGGCTCATCCAAAAGAGTGATTTCAGAGTCGGAGAGAATCAATTTCAAGGCATTGTTGGAAGGACCTGGAGCAGGAGCAGGATCGGGAGCGGGAGCAGGAGATGAATCCTCCATTGATGAAGCTGCTGTAAGAAGTTTAATTTCTATATTAACGGGTATATAGGAAGATATGGAAAAGATTCGAGTTTCCGACAGATGATTCAAAACAAGTGTAGAGATTGTTTGAGTAGAAAAAGAAAGGATTTTCATGATGGGGTTGACGGGGTTTTCACTAAATTTAGTAAACAGGTGTAGAGAGGGTTGAAGGAAGAAAATGAGggtaatttaataaatttataggGATAGGGTTATTTTAGTAATTCTATAaagagtgggtcccactttttttaaTGCTATAATGAAAAATGACGATGTGGCAACtttgaccagcgttgaccggttataaaaaccggttgtacactttaatgGGAGGTCACAtgaagttcgtacggtttagtgtgataaaattttggttgtacaccaaaatatgatttagggtaaagtttgtacatcacgtatgtaatttacccgttgTAAAGCATTATTTGGAAAGCAACCGTGAGAAAAAGAACCctcaattaattataaatataactttataattaaataattattaacaCTCCTATTCACATATGAAAAAATATCTTAGTTTGGCTATCAACGCTGCGTATTAACCAAGTCGTGGTGGAGATGGACGCACAAGTGATCATACACAAGCTACAGTCAAGTTTACAGGATATCTCTGATCATACTCGGTTGGAgaggccgattttacacgtgcgttcggaaaaaaattgctaaatcgaatttgcttaatttttttttatatgcgtgttataatttgaatggtcaaagagcaattttaagtattaatgtaaaatttctcaaaaataagctagatttcgtttaatagttctaacatgtaaaaaaattggatttagggaaaaattaaaaatttgatttgagATGGCCTACCAGgtcaaaattaataatttggattta is drawn from Euphorbia lathyris chromosome 9, ddEupLath1.1, whole genome shotgun sequence and contains these coding sequences:
- the LOC136206094 gene encoding protein CYSTEINE-RICH TRANSMEMBRANE MODULE 9-like isoform X2, with product MSQNQVTAPAPADAYVAPPPAGYPTKDASDQNPVPVETTSKGDGFWKGCCAALCCCCVLDACF
- the LOC136206094 gene encoding protein CYSTEINE-RICH TRANSMEMBRANE MODULE 9-like isoform X1; its protein translation is MSQNQVTESYPAPAPADAYVAPPPAGYPTKDASDQNPVPVETTSKGDGFWKGCCAALCCCCVLDACF